A genomic window from Silene latifolia isolate original U9 population chromosome Y, ASM4854445v1, whole genome shotgun sequence includes:
- the LOC141629149 gene encoding uncharacterized protein LOC141629149, protein MDSLGFWNVRGMNRVGKQKHISHCLHNKDIGLFGLLETKIKNKAFNKAVNSFNNGWSITTNNGYHSGGRIWILWKPGMYRVHVIEYNAQYIHMKVDALVSGSVLYLTIVYAFNGINERAPLWDNLRKIAQQISGPSAIAGDFNCVLAANERFGGATSLAEMEPFRKCVADCEVIDITAVGSMFTWNNKQQPEERIYSRLDRFLDNKAWCDSFPDMYAQFLPEGMMDHTPCIVKSNKVVQGNRSFKYFNMWGKSKEFLPLVNELWDYNIDGTPLFKLAKNLKILKPGLKRLNREGFSDIEKATGILEKQVEEMQIQLGTDPSNVSLISQECEASKKLKELQCARDSFLYQKAKGEWIKDGDANTSYFDSIIKKRRRFL, encoded by the coding sequence ATGGATAGCTTAGGTTTTTGGAATGTGAGAGGTATGAATAGAGTAGGTAAACAGAAGCATATTAGTCATTGTTTGCATAATAAAGATATAGGTTTATTTGGCTTACTGGAGACTAAAATTAAGAATAAAGCTTTCAATAAAGCAGTAAATAGCTTTAATAATGGTTGGAGTATAACTACCAATAATGGTTACCATAGTGGTGGACGAATATGGATCCTTTGGAAACCTGGGATGTATAGGGTGCATGTCATTGAATACAATGCTCAATATATTCATATGAAGGTGGATGCCTTGGTGTCTGGGAGTGTATTATACTTGACTATAGTTTATGCCTTCAATGGGATTAATGAGAGGGCTCCTTTGtgggataatttgagaaagattGCACAGCAGATTTCAGGCCCTTCGGCCATTGCTGGAGATTTCAATTGTGTGCTTGCTGCtaatgagagatttggaggggCTACTTCTTTGGCTGAGATGGAGCCTTTCAGAAAGTGTGTTGCTGATTGTGAAGTCATTGACATTACTGCTGTAGGGTCTATGTTCACTTGGAACAATAAGCAACAGCCTGAGGAGAGGATTTACAGCAGACTGGATAGGTTTTTGGATAACAAGGCTTGGTGTGATAGCTTTCCTGATATGTATGCTCAGTTTTTGCCTGAGGGGATGATGGATCATACACCTTGTATAGTGAAGAGTAATAAGGTCGTGCAGGGCAACAGGAGCTTTAAATACTTCAACATGTGGGGTAAATCCAAGGAGTTTCTTCCCCTGGTGAATGAGTTGTGGGATTACAATATTGATGGGACTCCTCTTTTTAAATTGGCCAAAAATCTTAAGATTCTTAAGCCAGGTCTAAAGAGACTGAATAGGGAGGGATTTAGTGACATTGAGAAGGCAACTGGTATCCTGGAGAAGCAGGTTGAGGAGATGCAAATCCAGTTGGGTACTGATCCATCTAATGTGAGCTTGATAAGTCAGGAGTGTGAGGCTAGCAAAAAGCTTAAGGAGCTGCAGTGTGCCAGGGATAGCTTCTTGTACCAGAAAGCCAAAGGTGAGTGGATAAAGGATGGTGATGCAAACACATCTTATTTCGACAGCATTATTAAGAAGAGGAGGAGATTTTTATGA